GCCAGTACACCGCGCGCCTCCTGGGTTTTACGACCGTGACGGAGAACAGCCTCGATGCCGTCTCCGACCGGGACTTCGCCGTCGAGGTGGCGGCCGCGCTTTCGCTGATCATGATGCACCTGTCCCGGTTGAGTGAAGAACTGATTCTGTGGACCTCTCAGGAGTTCCAATTCGTGGACCTGCCCGATACCTTCTGCACGGGCAGCAGCATGATGCCGCAGAAGAAAAACCCCGATGTGCCGGAGCTTGTCAGGGGGAAAACCGGCCGAGTGTACGGCCATCTCCTCGCGCTGTTAACGACCCTCAAAGGACTGCCGCTGAGTTACAATCGTGATCTTCAGGAGGATAAGGAAGCGCTTTTCGATGCGCTGGACACCGTGTCGGCCTCTCTCGAAGTCTATGCGGAACTGCTCAAAGGGCTGAAGGTCAACCGCGAGGTGCTGGAGCGCGCGGTGGCCTCAGGTGCCATGCTGGCCACGGAGTTGGCGGATTACCTCGTCTCGAAGGGCGTCCCGTTCCGGGAGGCTCATGCCGTCACGGGCCGGATCGTGCGGTTCTGCCTCGATCAGGAGAGGGACTTGGGGGATCTGACGCTGAACGAGATCCGGTCGTTCTCCGAGCGGTTTGACAAAGACGTGATGGACGTGCTCACGGTGGAGGGCGCAGTCGAGCGCAAGGCCCAGATCGGCGGCACGGCGCGCAAGCGAGTCGAGGCGAGGATCAAGGCCTTGGAAAAAGAACTCGCATGATCGGGTCGACATCCTACGGGCTTGACGTCGGCATGTCGCCCAAGGGGCGTGCGGCTTGCCCTCTGGTCGGGTCGTCGGTCGGCCGCTCGATGGGATTCGTTGGGCGACCTGACAGGCAACGGCCAAAACCGGTTGTCCTGTTCGTGATGATGTTGGCGATCGGTGCGATCTCCGTCGGATGCGGCGTCATCGGCGCTCCCATCGCACCGGAAGATGTGGGCATCGCCCCACGGCTGGAGAAAGAGCGGGAACAAGACGCCAAGGAGCGTGAACAGGCCGCCCAACGGCAGGAGGCCGGACCAGGCGCCGTCGAGCCGCCGTCCGAGCCGGAGCTGCCGCCGTTGAGGCCGGTCGGGACGAGATAGCGGGCATGAGCTTGTTCGTGTGAGAAAGATGGGCGGCAACCGGGCGGCACAGTTTAGCCTGGTTGGCAATGGGCACTGCATCACAAATCAGGAGGAAAAACCAATGGAGCTGATCCGACCCGCGAGGGCGACGACGAAGACGAGGACCCTCTTGTTGGTTGATCCCTATCCCAGAAACAACCCCTATCATTTGACGGCCTCGGAGCGGCGGGCGGTGTGGTTCCCGAAGTTGAGCCTACCGGTGATCGCGGCCTATACGCCGGAGAGCTGGCATGTCGATCTGATCGATGAGGCGGTGCGGGACATCGCTTTCGAGCATCCGTGCGATCTGGTGGGTCTGTCGGTGATGACCTGTTATGCGCCGCGGGCCTACGAGATCGCCGCAGAGTTCCGGAAACGCGGCAAGAAAGTGGTACTGGGCGGGGTGCATCCGACCTACTGTCCGGATGAAGCGCTCCAACACTGTGATGCGATCGTCTGCGGAGAGGCGGAGGATCTCTGGCCTGAGCTGATCGCCGATTTCGAAGCCGGCGCGATGAAGCGCATGTATAAGATGGAAAAGTTTCCTGCGCTTGAACACTATAAAAGCCCGCGCGTGGAGCTGCTAAGTCCGGACGCCTACATGACCAGGCAATGTAGTTTCACGACGCGGGGGTGCCATTTCGATTGCGAGTTTTGCAGCGTGTCCCCATTCAACGGAAAGACGACCCGGCGTCGGCCGGTCCAGGAAGTCGTGAAAGAACTGACACAGATCAAGCAATGGATCCGCAGCGAACTGGTCGACCGGATACGGAACGATTCCCTCTGGCAAGCGTTCCTGACCGGTCTGCGTATTCGGCTGGGCATCGAGGACGGGACGATATTCGCGTTCGTGGACGACCTGCACAACAGCAACCGCGCCTACTGCCGCGAACTGTGGACGGCGCTCAAGCCGCTGAACATCAAATGGGGATGTCAGTCGACGTTGTTCCTGGGCGACGATGAAGAGATGGTCAAGCTCGCGGCGGAGAGCGGTTGCGTGTCAGTCTTCGTGGGGATGGAGTCGCTGGATGAAGACTGCTTGGAGGAGACCAACAAGCCGTTCAACCGTGTGGAGAAGTTCTCGCAGGAGATCAAGATGTTTCACGACTACGGGATTATGGTGAATCCCGGCATCGTGTTCGGCTTCGACAACGACGACGAAT
This genomic window from Nitrospirota bacterium contains:
- the argH gene encoding argininosuccinate lyase, whose translation is MSPKKQLAVQKGKKTAAGHSPGTLHASRDTAKLWAGRFRDRTDRLVEAFTSSLAFDRRLYAHDIRGSIAHCKTLERAGVLTSRETAEMIRGLEVVKAELDQGRFPFVPEDEDIHMAIERRLTELIGPLGGKLHTGRSRNDQVALDIRLYLRDALKIVTGRLEELERALLAQARAHLDVIMPGYTHLQRAQPVLLAHHLLAYVEMLERDKGRVKDALSRLNVMPLGSGALAGTNYPVDRQYTARLLGFTTVTENSLDAVSDRDFAVEVAAALSLIMMHLSRLSEELILWTSQEFQFVDLPDTFCTGSSMMPQKKNPDVPELVRGKTGRVYGHLLALLTTLKGLPLSYNRDLQEDKEALFDALDTVSASLEVYAELLKGLKVNREVLERAVASGAMLATELADYLVSKGVPFREAHAVTGRIVRFCLDQERDLGDLTLNEIRSFSERFDKDVMDVLTVEGAVERKAQIGGTARKRVEARIKALEKELA
- a CDS encoding cobalamin-dependent protein (Presence of a B(12) (cobalamin)-binding domain implies dependence on cobalamin itself, in one of its several forms, or in some unusual lineages, dependence on a cobalamin-like analog.), which produces MELIRPARATTKTRTLLLVDPYPRNNPYHLTASERRAVWFPKLSLPVIAAYTPESWHVDLIDEAVRDIAFEHPCDLVGLSVMTCYAPRAYEIAAEFRKRGKKVVLGGVHPTYCPDEALQHCDAIVCGEAEDLWPELIADFEAGAMKRMYKMEKFPALEHYKSPRVELLSPDAYMTRQCSFTTRGCHFDCEFCSVSPFNGKTTRRRPVQEVVKELTQIKQWIRSELVDRIRNDSLWQAFLTGLRIRLGIEDGTIFAFVDDLHNSNRAYCRELWTALKPLNIKWGCQSTLFLGDDEEMVKLAAESGCVSVFVGMESLDEDCLEETNKPFNRVEKFSQEIKMFHDYGIMVNPGIVFGFDNDDESVFERAVEFLVKNRVELAYFNVLTPLPGTALYERYNREGRIFDRDWAKYDGKHVVFYPSRMTPEQLQEGFYWANHQFYSFPSIWYRLMGTQQRFVARLEMNREFRKLIKRACPRGTLSPVAQVLKNLQAKLPAIDREHLIPNALHAIKQRFDATTAPAQELWLNIKAKRHDRFAALVVELEGTLDRLNAQELLKRIKEAAEKARLDIIINFEHLKHATPDALRALLDGEALKAVMPYAKVRYRKFKAAFEASLHGLSVHGLDMLSEDFQDA